Proteins from a single region of Lysinibacillus sp. JNUCC-52:
- a CDS encoding phosphotransferase family protein: MDTMQVRRSERIDAEQLHAFLKRQFPDLPEGKLEISQFSAGHSNLTYCLKIADFEVVLRRPPLGPVAKKAHDMKREFTILSALHPFLAVVPKPYVYVDDDSIIGSDFFIMERKKGIVLDTHFPPGTETTVQLARQLSEKMVDSLVALHAIPYKETPLIDMVKPDGFMERQVHSWIDRYDKAKTAELSEVAALTAWLKANIPTNAEATIIHYDYKFNNAMFSHDFSQMIGLFDWEMTTVGDPLADLGVAMSYWMHADDPKMLLYALGEPPITILPGFYTREEFIARYAEKSGRDVSAIHYYITFAYFKLAVICQQIYYRYVNGQTKDDRFAQMDTMVAALIQQAAKSIK; the protein is encoded by the coding sequence ATGGATACAATGCAAGTAAGAAGAAGTGAACGGATTGATGCAGAGCAATTACATGCTTTTTTAAAGCGACAATTCCCAGATCTACCAGAGGGGAAACTAGAAATTTCTCAATTTAGTGCTGGCCATTCTAATTTAACTTACTGTTTGAAAATAGCGGATTTTGAAGTCGTACTTCGAAGACCTCCTCTTGGACCAGTGGCAAAAAAGGCGCATGATATGAAGCGTGAATTTACCATTTTATCTGCGCTTCATCCTTTTTTAGCCGTTGTGCCAAAACCATATGTTTATGTCGATGATGATAGCATTATCGGCAGTGATTTTTTCATAATGGAACGAAAAAAGGGCATTGTATTGGATACCCATTTTCCACCTGGTACAGAAACGACAGTACAACTAGCACGTCAGTTATCTGAAAAAATGGTGGATTCATTAGTAGCACTCCATGCCATACCATATAAGGAAACGCCCTTAATAGACATGGTCAAGCCTGATGGGTTTATGGAACGTCAGGTGCATAGCTGGATTGATCGTTACGATAAAGCAAAAACAGCGGAGCTTTCAGAGGTAGCAGCGCTAACGGCTTGGTTAAAGGCCAATATACCGACAAATGCTGAAGCGACAATTATTCATTATGATTATAAATTCAATAATGCGATGTTTTCACACGATTTTTCACAAATGATTGGGCTTTTTGATTGGGAAATGACAACAGTAGGGGATCCTTTAGCTGATCTCGGTGTTGCCATGAGCTACTGGATGCATGCAGATGACCCAAAAATGTTGTTGTATGCGCTAGGGGAGCCACCGATTACGATTTTACCTGGCTTTTATACAAGAGAAGAGTTTATCGCACGCTATGCGGAGAAAAGTGGCCGTGATGTCTCAGCAATCCATTATTATATAACATTTGCTTATTTTAAATTAGCGGTGATTTGCCAACAGATTTATTACCGCTATGTAAACGGGCAAACGAAGGATGATCGTTTTGCACAAATGGATACGATGGTAGCTGCACTTATTCAGCAAGCTGCTAAAAGTATTAAGTAA
- a CDS encoding PadR family transcriptional regulator — MTKLLVLAMLGLKPMTGYDIKVMLELNDAERWGGVLIGSIYNALKKLEKDGYIEVASIESTGLRQKAIYQITEKGKAYEQQLIIEALEQSSVVYPTTLYSGVSFAFKLPNEKAICALEKQKKILDDEEKAITVGYQAKMHAMQGEIPELTQLAFANMLEIVKVQQKFVQQAIKIMQKDQNNSLE; from the coding sequence GTGACGAAATTATTAGTACTTGCAATGCTGGGCTTAAAGCCGATGACTGGCTACGATATTAAAGTAATGCTTGAATTGAATGATGCCGAAAGATGGGGTGGCGTTCTTATTGGCTCTATCTACAATGCTCTGAAAAAGCTTGAAAAAGATGGATATATCGAGGTTGCCAGTATTGAATCGACAGGACTTAGACAAAAGGCTATTTACCAAATTACTGAAAAGGGCAAAGCATATGAACAGCAATTAATTATCGAAGCGCTAGAACAATCTTCTGTTGTGTATCCCACGACATTGTACTCGGGTGTGTCCTTTGCATTTAAGCTTCCTAATGAAAAAGCTATTTGTGCATTGGAAAAGCAAAAGAAAATTTTGGACGATGAAGAAAAAGCTATAACAGTCGGTTATCAGGCGAAAATGCATGCGATGCAAGGTGAAATTCCAGAGCTAACGCAACTAGCATTTGCTAATATGTTGGAAATTGTGAAAGTTCAACAAAAATTTGTCCAGCAAGCTATAAAGATAATGCAAAAAGATCAAAATAACTCTCTCGAATGA
- a CDS encoding S8 family serine peptidase, whose protein sequence is MAILDSGINEEFLESGIVDEFNAIDPTSPTIDEMSHGTPIANIIENSEIDLIDVKVLDKDGKGKAEDLVKAIEWCIEQEVDIINISFGYQTENLAVKTVIGKAVANGILIIAAAGNTFGFGVDYPAKYDEVISITATDTELRRLSSTGKGKIDFAFVGEDVVAIDKNGYYRKFTGTSYATAKATKYIASLMAAKKKSLSKESIVALLKQQAKDLGEEGLDREYGYGVIEDN, encoded by the coding sequence GTGGCAATTTTAGATAGTGGTATTAATGAAGAATTTTTGGAAAGTGGTATTGTTGATGAATTTAATGCAATAGACCCGACATCGCCCACTATTGATGAAATGAGTCATGGAACTCCAATTGCTAATATTATTGAAAATAGTGAGATTGACTTGATTGATGTGAAAGTTTTGGACAAGGACGGTAAGGGGAAGGCAGAAGACTTAGTTAAAGCCATCGAATGGTGTATTGAGCAAGAAGTAGATATTATCAATATCAGCTTTGGTTACCAAACGGAAAATTTAGCTGTCAAAACTGTTATTGGTAAAGCCGTTGCAAATGGAATCCTTATTATTGCAGCTGCTGGCAACACTTTCGGTTTTGGTGTTGATTATCCAGCAAAATATGATGAAGTGATATCTATTACTGCTACAGATACTGAGTTGAGACGACTTAGTTCAACAGGAAAAGGAAAAATTGATTTCGCCTTTGTGGGAGAAGATGTCGTAGCTATAGACAAAAATGGATATTACAGAAAATTTACTGGGACGTCCTATGCAACTGCCAAAGCTACTAAATATATTGCCAGCCTAATGGCTGCAAAAAAGAAATCGTTAAGTAAGGAATCAATAGTGGCACTGTTAAAGCAACAGGCAAAAGATTTAGGTGAAGAAGGTTTGGATCGTGAATATGGATATGGGGTTATAGAAGATAATTAA
- a CDS encoding cation-translocating P-type ATPase has product MTQYHQQSSAEVMNKLSVTNKGLSDSDVQKRQEVYGFNVLEEAKKISTLAVFFGQFKDLLVIILMIAAIISFLLGEVESTIVILIVIILNAILGTVQHVKAEKSLGNLKALSSPIAKVMRNNQIIEIPSKDIVVGDLLYLEAGDYINADGRLVESHNLHINESSLTGESLAVAKFADPIKEDVTIADKKNMVFTGSFVTNGRGIVIVTAIGMETEIGKIANLLDTAKEKKTPLQVSLDQFGEKLALGITMICVVIFTIDLVRGRELVESFMFAVSLAVAAIPEALSSIVTIVLAFGTQKMAKENAIIRKLFAVESLGSVSVICSDKTGTLTENKMVVQHLYVDQKVIPHDQLNMRNTIEKDLIWKAILCNDALERDHKEIGDPTEIALVKLGKQYDFDELLVRENCPRVAELPFDSDRKLMSTVNRINQQNIMITKGALDVLLSKITKIHTSNGLLTITHEHKKKIEEVNRDFSMNGLRVLAIAYKAVYEPRAISAVDERDLIFVGLIAMMDPPRKESKAAVESCINAGIKPVMITGDHKITATAIAKQIGILQDPTEAIEGAEIEKLTDRELQDKVQDYSVYARVTPEQKIRIVKAWQEKGNVVAMTGDGVNDGPALKQADIGVAMGITGTEVAKDASSMILTDDNFSTIVKAISNGRSIYTNIKNAILFLLSGNAGAIFVVLYATVLGLPVPFAPVHLLFINLLTDSLPAIAIGLEPNNKNTMKDKPRNIHTPLLNRIFTTQVILEGLLIAISTAVAFEIGLSTGDTLTASTMAFTTLCLSRLIHGFNSRSKQSIFAIGVFSNKYTWLAFLIGFIALHVVLFVPSFTNIFEVAPLTGAQLGFIYSLSFLPFLVNQWYKLLFVRSK; this is encoded by the coding sequence ATGACACAATATCATCAGCAGTCGTCCGCAGAAGTCATGAATAAATTGAGCGTGACCAATAAAGGATTGAGTGATTCTGACGTTCAAAAAAGGCAAGAAGTGTATGGTTTTAATGTATTAGAGGAAGCTAAAAAGATAAGTACACTTGCCGTTTTTTTCGGTCAGTTTAAGGATTTATTAGTTATCATTTTAATGATAGCTGCTATAATTTCATTTCTATTAGGTGAAGTAGAAAGCACAATTGTCATTTTAATTGTCATTATTTTAAATGCTATTCTCGGTACTGTACAGCATGTAAAGGCGGAAAAATCTTTAGGCAATTTGAAAGCTTTGTCCTCGCCTATTGCGAAAGTGATGCGGAACAATCAGATTATCGAGATTCCGTCTAAAGATATAGTAGTAGGAGATCTGCTGTATTTAGAGGCGGGTGACTATATAAATGCTGATGGAAGATTAGTAGAGAGCCATAATCTTCATATAAATGAAAGTTCTCTTACTGGTGAATCTTTGGCCGTTGCAAAATTTGCGGACCCCATCAAGGAAGATGTAACGATTGCTGATAAGAAGAATATGGTTTTTACAGGGAGCTTTGTTACGAATGGTCGAGGTATTGTGATTGTTACTGCTATTGGAATGGAAACGGAAATTGGTAAAATAGCCAATTTGCTAGATACTGCGAAAGAAAAGAAGACACCTCTACAAGTTAGTCTAGATCAGTTTGGGGAAAAATTAGCTTTAGGAATTACGATGATCTGTGTAGTTATTTTCACGATTGACCTTGTTCGAGGGCGTGAGTTGGTAGAATCCTTCATGTTCGCTGTTTCATTGGCAGTTGCTGCTATACCTGAGGCGTTAAGCTCAATAGTGACCATTGTATTGGCTTTTGGGACTCAAAAAATGGCAAAGGAAAATGCTATTATACGAAAACTCTTTGCTGTTGAAAGTTTAGGGAGTGTCTCTGTTATATGTTCTGATAAGACTGGCACTTTAACTGAAAATAAAATGGTTGTGCAGCATTTATATGTTGATCAAAAAGTTATTCCGCATGATCAACTTAATATGAGAAACACAATCGAAAAAGATCTTATTTGGAAGGCAATATTATGTAATGATGCGTTGGAAAGAGATCATAAAGAAATCGGTGATCCTACTGAAATTGCGCTTGTGAAATTAGGAAAGCAATATGACTTTGATGAATTACTCGTCAGAGAAAATTGTCCAAGGGTGGCAGAGCTTCCTTTTGATTCTGATAGAAAGCTTATGAGTACGGTGAATCGTATAAATCAGCAAAATATTATGATTACAAAAGGAGCATTAGATGTTTTACTTTCGAAAATCACGAAAATTCATACTTCTAATGGTTTATTAACTATTACTCATGAGCATAAGAAAAAAATCGAAGAAGTTAACCGAGACTTTTCGATGAATGGTTTAAGAGTATTGGCTATTGCCTACAAGGCGGTATATGAACCACGGGCAATCTCTGCTGTAGACGAAAGAGATTTAATCTTTGTCGGATTAATCGCAATGATGGACCCTCCTAGAAAAGAATCAAAGGCGGCAGTCGAAAGCTGTATTAATGCAGGTATTAAACCTGTAATGATTACAGGTGACCATAAAATAACAGCTACTGCAATTGCTAAGCAAATTGGTATTTTACAGGATCCAACAGAAGCGATTGAAGGAGCTGAAATTGAAAAATTAACTGATCGAGAACTGCAAGATAAAGTGCAAGATTACTCAGTGTATGCTCGCGTCACACCTGAGCAAAAAATACGTATTGTAAAAGCTTGGCAGGAAAAAGGAAACGTCGTTGCTATGACAGGAGATGGTGTTAATGATGGACCAGCCTTAAAGCAAGCTGATATTGGTGTAGCGATGGGGATAACTGGTACCGAGGTGGCAAAAGATGCTTCTTCTATGATTTTAACGGATGATAATTTTTCAACGATTGTCAAAGCAATATCAAATGGAAGAAGTATTTATACAAATATTAAAAATGCCATTTTATTTTTGCTTTCAGGCAATGCAGGGGCGATCTTTGTAGTTTTATATGCAACTGTTTTAGGTTTACCAGTTCCATTTGCGCCTGTCCATCTATTATTTATTAACTTGCTTACTGATAGTTTGCCAGCAATTGCCATTGGGTTGGAACCAAATAATAAAAATACAATGAAGGACAAGCCAAGAAATATTCACACACCATTACTAAATAGAATATTTACAACCCAAGTGATACTTGAAGGATTATTAATTGCTATTTCTACGGCGGTTGCTTTCGAAATAGGATTGTCAACAGGAGATACTTTAACAGCAAGTACAATGGCATTTACAACGCTATGTTTATCAAGACTTATTCATGGCTTTAACTCCCGATCCAAACAGTCCATCTTTGCTATCGGTGTATTTTCGAATAAATATACTTGGTTAGCATTTTTAATCGGCTTTATTGCTTTACATGTTGTATTATTTGTACCATCGTTTACGAATATATTTGAAGTTGCCCCATTAACTGGCGCACAATTAGGCTTTATTTATAGCTTATCGTTCTTGCCGTTTTTAGTTAATCAATGGTACAAACTATTGTTTGTGAGAAGCAAATAA
- a CDS encoding acyl-CoA dehydrogenase family protein, which produces MNFSYSEKVVDLQEKLTNFMEHYIYPNEAVYAAQVEAMEDRWGAIPPIMEELKRKAQEAGLWNLFLPDSKYGAGLSNLEYAPLCEIMGRSLIAPEVFNCNAPDTGNMEVLVRYGSEQQKKEWLEPLLRGEIRSCFAMTEPAVASSDATNIEASIERDGDYYVLNGHKWWTTGAGDPRCKVAIFMGKHKGSTAPVHEQQSMILVPMDTPGVKIERMLTAFGYDHAPEGHGEVTFTNVRVPVENILWGEGKGFAIAQGRLGPGRIHHCMRLIGAAERALEEMCIRLQERHAFHRPLADQGVMRERIAESRIDIEQARLLTLKAAYMMDTVGNKEAKAEIAMIKVVAPNMALRVIDRAIQAFGAAGVGPDTTLAAQWANSRTLRLADGPDEVHRNTVAKLELKKHANKQKELVK; this is translated from the coding sequence ATGAATTTTTCTTATAGTGAAAAAGTAGTAGATCTGCAAGAAAAACTGACGAACTTTATGGAGCACTATATTTATCCAAATGAGGCAGTATATGCGGCACAGGTGGAGGCAATGGAGGATCGTTGGGGAGCGATTCCTCCTATTATGGAAGAATTAAAGCGTAAAGCACAGGAAGCGGGGCTATGGAATTTGTTTTTACCTGATAGCAAGTATGGCGCAGGTTTATCGAATTTAGAATATGCTCCTTTATGTGAAATTATGGGGCGTTCATTAATAGCACCGGAAGTCTTTAATTGTAATGCACCTGATACGGGGAATATGGAGGTACTTGTACGCTACGGCTCTGAACAGCAGAAAAAAGAGTGGCTAGAACCGCTATTACGTGGGGAGATTCGGTCTTGCTTTGCCATGACAGAGCCAGCAGTAGCTTCAAGTGATGCCACAAATATTGAGGCTAGTATTGAACGTGATGGCGATTATTACGTTTTAAATGGTCATAAGTGGTGGACAACGGGTGCTGGAGATCCACGATGTAAAGTCGCTATTTTTATGGGAAAACATAAGGGTTCTACGGCACCTGTACATGAACAACAATCGATGATTTTAGTACCGATGGATACACCTGGCGTTAAAATAGAGCGCATGTTAACTGCCTTTGGCTATGATCATGCACCAGAAGGACATGGTGAGGTTACGTTTACAAATGTGCGAGTACCTGTGGAAAATATTTTATGGGGTGAAGGCAAAGGCTTTGCGATTGCACAAGGTCGTTTAGGTCCAGGACGGATTCATCATTGCATGCGCCTAATTGGAGCAGCCGAACGTGCTTTAGAGGAAATGTGTATCCGTTTACAGGAGCGCCATGCTTTCCATCGACCATTAGCAGACCAAGGCGTAATGCGTGAACGTATAGCCGAGTCACGCATTGATATTGAACAGGCAAGACTACTTACGTTAAAGGCTGCCTATATGATGGATACGGTAGGTAATAAAGAGGCGAAGGCTGAAATTGCGATGATCAAGGTTGTTGCACCGAATATGGCATTGCGTGTTATCGATCGTGCAATTCAAGCATTTGGTGCTGCTGGAGTGGGACCCGATACAACATTAGCTGCACAATGGGCCAATTCGCGAACTTTGCGTTTAGCAGACGGACCAGATGAGGTACATCGCAATACTGTAGCGAAGTTGGAACTGAAAAAACATGCCAATAAGCAAAAGGAGCTGGTGAAATGA
- a CDS encoding ABC transporter ATP-binding protein, which translates to MKKLISACNLTKYYKDCCVVDAINFEIEEGETIALIGSNGAGKTTTIGMLLGIIAQDAGTIHYWTPNYKKEIGTQLQSTPFFEGFSVEDNIKLFAAFYNVVLSNKMIEAKLASFDLLHVKNTPAIKLSLGQQKRLAIVVTTLHNPKLVILDEPSAGLDLRGQKDIQSMLKSLKEKGVAVLFASHDMLEVSNIADRIIMMNKGKIVAVGTHHDLLAKYHTQNLEDLFLKLTK; encoded by the coding sequence GTGAAAAAACTAATAAGTGCTTGTAATTTAACAAAATACTATAAAGATTGTTGTGTTGTTGATGCTATAAATTTCGAGATTGAAGAGGGGGAAACAATTGCACTAATAGGGTCGAATGGCGCTGGTAAAACAACAACAATCGGTATGCTTCTTGGCATTATTGCTCAAGATGCTGGAACGATTCATTACTGGACGCCAAATTATAAAAAAGAAATTGGCACCCAGCTCCAGTCTACTCCTTTTTTTGAAGGCTTTTCGGTAGAGGATAATATTAAACTATTCGCTGCATTTTATAATGTTGTTCTTTCCAATAAAATGATTGAGGCAAAACTTGCTTCTTTTGATTTATTACATGTAAAAAATACGCCTGCCATTAAATTATCTTTAGGTCAACAAAAGCGTTTAGCCATTGTTGTGACAACGTTGCATAATCCCAAATTAGTAATTTTGGATGAGCCGTCTGCTGGATTAGATTTAAGAGGCCAAAAGGACATTCAAAGCATGCTGAAAAGTTTAAAGGAAAAAGGTGTGGCGGTGCTTTTTGCTTCTCACGATATGTTGGAAGTGAGCAATATTGCTGACCGAATCATTATGATGAATAAAGGTAAAATTGTTGCGGTCGGTACTCACCATGATTTACTAGCGAAATATCATACTCAAAATTTAGAAGATTTATTTTTAAAATTAACGAAGTGA
- a CDS encoding ABC transporter permease produces MKAIFMLNLKVAIKDMYLLFWSIIMPFTAIVAIKIFTPGYAENYVNGIIATSVFFYSFMTTAFVSLSQRKRGVYNLLHATPLPLWKYIISVSCAWSFIAIILSYIVLFFYKVIHPLHLSFNTILFMTPIILIASLSFVFLSFFVSSLVKNEGHLSMSANALMIPMLLCSNAFFSMDKSPKMVQYISLINPFEWFLHGIKGALLMNLTSWCQSLFILIGCFVLALCLSLKSFKYST; encoded by the coding sequence ATGAAGGCTATTTTCATGTTAAATTTGAAAGTTGCAATAAAAGATATGTACCTACTTTTTTGGTCAATTATCATGCCGTTTACTGCGATTGTTGCCATAAAAATATTTACCCCAGGCTATGCTGAAAACTATGTGAATGGAATTATTGCAACTAGTGTGTTCTTTTATTCATTTATGACTACTGCTTTTGTCTCTTTATCACAACGCAAGAGAGGCGTTTACAATTTGCTTCACGCAACTCCTTTGCCTTTATGGAAGTATATTATTAGCGTTTCTTGTGCATGGTCGTTCATCGCCATAATACTTTCATATATCGTGCTTTTCTTTTACAAAGTCATTCATCCACTACATCTCTCGTTCAACACGATCCTTTTCATGACTCCCATTATTTTAATAGCATCTTTAAGTTTTGTATTTCTTAGTTTTTTTGTTTCAAGTTTAGTAAAAAATGAAGGGCATTTAAGTATGTCGGCTAATGCGCTCATGATACCAATGCTACTATGTAGTAATGCATTTTTCTCAATGGATAAATCTCCTAAAATGGTCCAATATATCAGTTTAATCAATCCATTTGAATGGTTTTTACATGGAATTAAAGGGGCTTTACTAATGAATTTGACTAGTTGGTGCCAGTCCTTATTTATCTTAATTGGATGCTTCGTCTTAGCACTTTGCCTATCATTGAAATCATTTAAATATAGTACTTGA
- a CDS encoding LysR family transcriptional regulator: protein MDLKQLQYFIAVIEHMNYSKAAEKLHISQPSLSNAIKKLEQEVGSALLERNTRNLHLTEAGELLYERAKVILKNMEVLKIEMDEVIVHGTSDLTIGVMESIKHWLPKAIVEYKKVYPQMKFHLVDILGSKRVKKSLKGYKTHVIITNQLIDDEELEVKCLYEERLVAVLPLNHPLAAKDVLSIADLGNEPFIISTDGFQTRQDILKAFENANQEINVQFEIERFETAVSLVRENLGITILPENYLQGPTAKTIVQKEIDCPNLQRHVYLVYLKNRHLPSAIRQFIDGVIQYFDSEK, encoded by the coding sequence TTGGATTTAAAACAATTACAATATTTTATCGCAGTAATAGAGCACATGAATTACTCGAAAGCAGCCGAAAAATTGCATATTTCTCAGCCTTCTTTAAGTAATGCAATTAAAAAATTAGAACAAGAAGTGGGTTCTGCTTTGCTTGAAAGAAATACAAGAAATTTGCACTTAACTGAAGCGGGTGAGCTTCTATATGAAAGAGCAAAAGTTATATTAAAAAATATGGAAGTGCTAAAAATTGAAATGGACGAGGTCATTGTACATGGTACAAGTGATTTGACTATAGGTGTGATGGAATCAATTAAGCATTGGTTACCAAAAGCGATTGTTGAATATAAAAAGGTCTATCCACAGATGAAGTTCCATTTAGTAGATATTTTAGGCAGCAAACGTGTTAAAAAATCACTAAAAGGTTATAAAACACATGTTATTATTACAAATCAGTTAATAGATGATGAAGAGCTCGAAGTGAAGTGTTTGTATGAGGAAAGACTAGTAGCAGTGTTGCCTTTAAACCATCCGTTAGCGGCAAAAGATGTTTTATCTATTGCGGATTTAGGTAACGAACCTTTCATCATTAGTACAGACGGTTTTCAAACACGCCAAGATATTTTGAAAGCATTTGAAAATGCAAATCAAGAGATTAATGTACAATTTGAAATCGAGCGTTTTGAAACTGCTGTATCACTCGTTCGTGAAAATTTAGGAATTACGATTTTGCCAGAAAATTATTTACAGGGACCAACTGCAAAAACAATTGTTCAGAAAGAAATTGATTGCCCGAATTTACAGCGACATGTTTATTTAGTGTATTTGAAAAATCGGCATCTTCCCTCTGCAATCCGCCAATTTATTGATGGTGTTATACAATATTTTGACAGCGAAAAATAA
- a CDS encoding SAR2788 family putative toxin, translated as MKKIISILMVIFLIFGVTIPPAGASTIIPINNIENNNEKQLQNDIDTEIKDVEREIRKEIENEIKNLYGKETLEDIESLDLGIEFLKNGQIIVTLNLKTTDFDARFELDMYPESDTIILTSTFIDDKGEEIHKKLAAVVHENKDDVFKASLQDIETGEVYNIDSTELNASVLPVFVYVVGGVAIRTTARYVLGVPIKNLSHRGFNSFDSLRKFLGNAGTNRQWHHIVEQSQIAKSGFSKTSIHNTRNIVSIDIQHHQRITGYYNSIQPHTEGKRVRDWIAGKSWDYQYDYGIKIMDSLR; from the coding sequence ATGAAAAAGATTATCTCTATATTAATGGTTATTTTTTTGATTTTCGGTGTAACTATCCCGCCTGCAGGTGCAAGTACGATTATACCTATAAATAATATTGAAAATAATAATGAAAAACAGTTGCAAAATGATATTGATACAGAAATTAAAGATGTAGAAAGGGAAATAAGGAAAGAGATAGAAAACGAAATTAAAAATTTATATGGAAAGGAAACACTTGAAGATATTGAATCTTTGGATTTAGGCATCGAATTCCTTAAAAATGGACAAATTATTGTAACTCTTAATTTAAAAACAACTGATTTCGATGCTAGATTTGAGTTAGATATGTATCCAGAAAGCGATACAATTATCTTAACTAGTACCTTTATAGACGATAAAGGTGAAGAGATTCATAAAAAACTCGCGGCAGTTGTGCATGAAAACAAAGACGATGTATTTAAAGCAAGTTTACAAGACATTGAAACAGGTGAAGTTTACAATATTGATTCAACTGAATTAAATGCTTCTGTATTACCGGTTTTTGTGTATGTTGTTGGAGGAGTTGCAATTCGAACAACTGCCAGGTATGTTCTTGGAGTACCAATTAAAAACTTATCTCATAGAGGCTTTAATAGTTTTGACTCTTTAAGAAAATTCTTAGGGAATGCTGGTACAAATAGACAATGGCATCATATTGTTGAACAATCACAAATTGCAAAGTCTGGCTTTAGTAAAACATCTATTCACAATACTCGTAATATCGTATCCATTGATATACAACATCATCAAAGAATTACAGGATACTATAATTCTATTCAACCTCATACGGAAGGTAAACGAGTAAGGGATTGGATAGCTGGAAAGAGTTGGGATTATCAATATGATTATGGTATAAAAATTATGGATAGTCTACGATAA
- a CDS encoding SDR family oxidoreductase has translation MSVLDLFCLKGKTAIVTGGGRGLGAQIAQGFAEAGANVVLCSRKVEACEEVAGQLAKLGVKTLALACDVTKPEEITNVVTKTLETFGKIDILVNNSGASWGTPAVDMPYEAWQKVFDVNVNGTFLMTQAVGKVMLEQNAGKIINIASIAGLGGTLPDFMDTIGYNASKGAVITLTKDLAVKWGPAGVNVNAIAPGFFPTKMSNVLIERGQDYLMGATPLKRLGSENDLKGVALFLAAAASDYVTGEVIVVDGGMSAII, from the coding sequence ATGAGTGTACTAGATTTATTTTGCTTAAAAGGGAAAACCGCTATTGTTACTGGTGGTGGGCGCGGACTCGGCGCGCAAATTGCCCAAGGCTTTGCTGAGGCTGGTGCTAATGTTGTGCTCTGCTCACGAAAAGTGGAGGCTTGTGAAGAGGTAGCTGGACAGCTTGCGAAATTGGGTGTCAAAACACTAGCACTTGCCTGTGATGTGACAAAACCAGAAGAGATTACGAATGTCGTAACGAAAACGTTGGAGACGTTCGGCAAGATTGATATTTTAGTAAATAATAGTGGCGCCTCATGGGGTACGCCTGCTGTTGACATGCCGTACGAGGCTTGGCAAAAGGTATTTGATGTGAATGTCAATGGGACATTTTTAATGACACAGGCAGTTGGCAAAGTGATGCTAGAACAAAACGCTGGGAAAATTATTAACATTGCTTCCATTGCAGGGCTTGGTGGGACACTACCTGATTTTATGGATACGATCGGCTATAATGCAAGTAAAGGCGCAGTCATTACGTTAACGAAAGATTTAGCGGTGAAATGGGGACCTGCTGGAGTAAACGTCAATGCTATTGCCCCGGGATTTTTCCCAACGAAAATGTCGAATGTCTTAATTGAAAGAGGACAAGATTATTTAATGGGCGCTACACCTTTAAAGCGTTTAGGTTCTGAAAATGATTTAAAGGGAGTTGCACTATTTTTAGCAGCTGCAGCTTCAGATTATGTTACAGGTGAGGTTATTGTCGTAGATGGTGGTATGAGCGCAATCATTTAA